atagagacagtccctgccgtttgacaggcttacagtctaatcgggggtgatggacagacaagaacgatggcgataaatagagtcaaggggaagaacatctcgtaaaaacagtggtgactaaatagaatcgaggcaatgtacaattcattatcaaaataaatagggcaatggaaatatatacagatgagcggacaagtacggtgctgaggggatgggaagggagagggggaggagcagagggaaagggggaaaagagggtttagctgcagagaggtgagggggggtggtagagggagtagagggaggagaggagctcagtctgggaaggcctcttggaggaggtgagttttaagtagggttttgaagaggggaagagaatcagtttggcggaggtgaggagggagggcgttccgggaccgcgggaggacgtggcccgggggtcgacggcgggataggcgagaccgagggacggtgaggaggtgggcggcggaggagcggagcgtgcggggtgggcggtagaaagagagaagggaggagaggtaggaaggggcaaggtgatgtagagccttgaagcctagagtgaggcgtgtgtgtgtgtgtgtgtgtgtgtgtgttgcaatTAGACTCCAGGAGCCACAGAAAATCTCTCTTGCGCTCCCAGGGTGTACAGTTTTAGACTAAATAGTCAGTGGCACTAAGAGGTGGTCAGACAAATTGAAGAGCTAGTAACACTTTAATTGCTTTGATCTAAGAATAGTGATCAGAGCCAATCGCTATCTTCCCTTAAGGGAGTGAGGAAAGAGCGGCTCAAATCCCTCCCCGCTGCCCATTGCCTACTGCCTGTTGCCCGCTGCCCACTGCCTGCTGTTCGCTAATCGGCTGAGCTTGGGACTGAGCTTGGCAAGGCTGAGGCACGCCGAGGTGGCCCAGGTGGTCTCTGGACCTGCACCAGTGCCTGAGTCAGGGTCATCTGGAGGGGGAACGTGTGTTCTGTAGGGGCCAGAGTTGGGGGTTGGATGAGGCTTGGCCACTGAAAGGAGTGGTGGATGGGGCTGCTCCCCTACAGAAGGAGCTCATTTGCTGCCCGTGCACATGTGCATGCACGTAcgcacatacacatgcacacacatgttcATCAGGCCCAGCCAGAGACCAGAGCCATGACTGGCCGGAGAGGACAACACTTTTGGAACGGAGTCCCCTTGCCCTCCGGCGGGTGGCTGGCAGCGCCCTAACTCTAAGTCTTGCTGCTGTTTGTATCTCAGGGTCCCCATAGCCCCCGGCAGCCAGGGGCCCCCGAACTGCCCATACCAATAGAGCAGCGGCAGTGGACCCATCATTgctgtcatcatcgtcatcatcactacTATCACTgctgtcatcatcgtcatcgtcattctcatctctcccgtcACTGCTCTcatcgtcttcatcatcatcatcatggtcatCCTTATTAGTATTCACTTACTTCACGCCTATGGCATGCACAACACCTTTCTGGGTGCCTATTGCACGTGAAGCACTGAGCTGCGTGCTTcctgtcttcagagcactgtaccggatgcccactgtgtacagagcactgtgctattaataaaaataaaaattgtatctgttaagcacgtatcgtgtgcccagcaccatactaagcattgaaaAAGTTATAAggcaatcagaacagacacaatccctgtcccacagaggggtcactatctgaagaggagggagagcaggttttcaatccctattttacagatgagaaaactgtgacccaagtaatttaagtgacttgcctaaggtcacccagaagttaagtggaagagcagggattaggacgcAGGTCTGGTGACTGGCGGGCTCAGGCTCCTGCCACTAGGTCACGTGATGCTTCCCCAGCGCAAAGTGAGCGGAGTGGCAGTTAGCCCTAGGGCCCAGCGGTGCTCACTGAGTCTCTGGCCTTTCCAGGAGTCTCAGAGTTGAaacctgcctctcctttcctcccttggcCTTTGCTGCCGGGAAGAGGATCTGGGTGTCCTGACTGGAGTCTAGCTCACAGGCCCCgctgctctcccccaaccctggccTCGCTTGGGTCAAGTCCTGCAGCTGTGGTGGGAGCAGTAGAGCCCTCCCCCCCCAGGGCACGGTaaccacctcccccggccccactccTCCTGGAAGCCAAGGGAACCCCTTCCCCCAGGGGATCAGGGGTCTGGATGCCGATGATATCCTActttgggggcaggggctggggccagggaaggAGTGTTTGTCATACAGCCTCTGACTGGGTGGGGATATTTACCTGGGAAAGCAGAGACAGGTAGGCCTGTGCAggctgtttggaaggagaggggagcacCGTTTTTATTTTTACGTCACTGATTATGTAGCTTATTGTATGTCTGAGTCATACCAATGAACTAGCATTGCCCAGTTTTCACCTTCTATCTATTCATGGGTCGGCGCACTCCAGGGTGCCCATGAGACTCTCACCCATCACCCCTGCTGCCACCACCTTCTTTGGAGAACTACTCCTGGGCGGGGGGcaggccctgacctgctccctgagGTAAGCCGCCACGTCAATGCCCGGAGACCTTGGGACCAGCTGAGACCCCTCACCTCCTTCTACAACTCCCTCCTCCAGTGGGTCTGATCAGAGATCACCAGACACCCGGCAGCCAGGTGTTCAGCAAAGCCAAGCTACTCtggtgtactgcacacagtagacacccagtCCAGTGCTTCACCCTCAGCAGCCGCCCAGTACTTCCACACACTGTGGCCTCCCaatccacacacagtaggtgcctgaTGTAGCCCCCCgcacacatagtaaaggctcaatacgGTACTGAGCTCAGagcaggcattcagtacagtgctgtgtacacaggagACTTTGACTACAGGCTGCTGTCACTGGTTCTTTCAAGAATCTGGCTGGGGCCTTTCTGAACAGGAGCAGGTGGCTGCTGCCCAAGGGGTCCGGGGTCATTTCCAGGCCGGGATCCCATCTAAAGGTGTCAGGCACCAGACAGAATGGGAGCCAAGTGGTCTGCCAGCCCAATGTTCCCCTTCATGGCCACAGTCTCTTCCTCCTCGCATCCCTTCCAGACCCACAGTCATGGTGGCCAGATGCTGGGATGAGCCCAGGTGGCTGCATCCACAGGAGGGAATCCCCTGGGGCTTTGGGGGGGATGATCTCTGATTGTCTCTGACCCCATCAGAGACGGAGGGAAGGAGACTGTGTTCTCTCACAgccgccctgtcctctgcctgccaagaggaaggaacccagccagaggaggaggaggaagaggaaggaggaaggggaggggaagaggaggaggagaggctttggagggtgggggtaggggaaagagagaaggaaggggaggagggagaaagaggagatctCTCCATTAATGCTCAGCCAGGTCCTGGCTGTGGCGTTTCTGGAGTGCCTGCGCTGATGACTCACTCTGCTCTTCCTGGGAGCCTGTCAAGTCTGAGTTCAGAATAGAATCTCTTGGCTATGACAGGCTCGTTTATGTAACGGTTTATATAATCGCAAAACGGGATTGTAGCTCACCCTGGGTTCCAAAATCAGCTcggagggggagaaggatttaccaggaaaggaggggagagagggagggtgggaggaggaagggagggaaggagggaagaagggagggcggaagggagaaagaaaggagggggagaagagagagagagaggagagtgaggaagatagaggagagaggggagagggaggagagggagagaggggaagagagggagaagaaagagtagagaggaaagaagcgagagaggaggagaaggagagaggagagggagagagaggggagggagaggagaggaaaggagagaggagagagggaaagagagagaaagagagaggagagggagaaaggagagtggagaaaagggagagagaagaaagggaggaaggagagagagtgagagagagagagaaagtgagaggaggcagaagagagaggagatagggaaagagagcagatagaGAACACTCAAGGCCTCCAAAGGACCCAGAACACAGAACTCAAACTGGGCTATTGGGATGGGcccttaatgtgggcagagcactgggctgggtactttcatcataataacaattgtggaatttattaagcactatgtgccaagcattgcactaagcattgaaGTTGATACAATACAAACAGGTCAGAcatgattccttgcccacatggagctcacagtctaagtaggagggaggacaggttttgaaatcccattttacagataaggaaactgagctacagagaagtgatgtaagttgcccaagatcacagaacaggcaaatagtggagctgcatttattattaataaaaatgttttttttaagtgcttactatgtgccaggcaaagcactggggtggatacaagcaaaccaggttgggcccagtctctgtcccacatggggctcacagtcttaatccccattttacagatgagggaactgtggcccagagaagtaaagtgacttgcccaagatcacacagcaagacaaatggtggaactgggattagaacccatgaccttctgactcccaggcccttgctctatccactacatcatacaGCTCCTTATCATTCAGAGTACGGGGGCGAAATCATGCTCCATtacattgtaaacttcttgagggcaaataACTGGGGGCATTCacctttattgttctctcccaagcatcccAAAGCACATTCTGCAACCAGCAAGCTCTCTGTCCTGGGTCCCTACTCTGTATGAGATGccccccaaacccttcctctATATGGGATGCCCCCTAGACCTCTCCTCTATGCGAGACACCTTCCTGGGCTCTTCTTCCATGTAGGACACCTTCCTGGGCCCTTCCTCTGTGTGAGGTGCCCTTCTGGATCCCTTCTCTATGTGGGATGCTCTCCTGAGCTCCTTCTTTGTGAGGGACACCCCACTAAGCCCTTCCTCTGTGTGGGATACCCTCCTGGGGCCCTCCTCTGTGCAGGCTGCCTGCATCCCCCTCCAGAGCCTGCTCCTAGCTGCCAGCCCCTGGGGAGATGGTGACAGGCCCGTGGATCTGGCAGTGttttggagaagggagggcattcaagccTCGACCCCACTGGAAGTGAAGCCTGATGGCTGGTGCAGGTcaaggggagggttgggggggttgCCCTCTGTCAAGACTCTGTGGGAGGCTACAAAATTAAGCACAACATCACAACCAGGGACAGCCATTTTGTGTGAACACTGTGCTCACGATTGCGTGTCCAGCCATGACCTCGTCAGCCCCACAGACACGCCACGAGTGAATGTCGCTGGCAGGGGAGGCTGCTTAGAATACGGTGTGCAGCTCTGTACCTGACAGGAGTTCTCCCTCCGGGCCCCAGGACACCAGGGAGAGCTGGCTGCCCCTCCACAAACAGAGAACACTCACCCATGAAAATCAGCCTTTTATTTTCAAGGATGCTTCCCGAGGGATCATTTAAAATTCTCctccaattaatctctcatcatcTGGGAATGAAAAATACATTTCTCGGCTCCGTTAATCACACACTAAAGGCACTCAAGTTTGGGATTCGGAGACGCTGCTAGAAAAAGAGCCCATTTGGTCAGCAGAACAAGTCCTTTTCCAACTGGATCCACTCAGTATCACCTCAAAACTGTGTCGATCAGAGCCGACCGCCGGCTCTGGAGAGGCTGCCGGGGAGGATTCCGCCCCGCCACCTGCACTAATGCCAGAGATGGCCCTGGAAGGACCCTGGAGCAAGAGCTGCCCTCACTGGGATGGTTCAGACTGAGGGCATGATGGCACTTGGTGGCGAGGTCGCCCCCTTTGGTCCTGGTGAAATCCCTAGGAAGCAGGACTACTCACTCTGCCCGTGGCAGCAAAGGCTCCTGGGTTCCATCAGTTGCAGGAAGCCTGAGCAAGAGGGGCCCATCTGCCTGTCCAGTTTGGACTCTGACCACCCTGGGGTCCCCTGGGCAGCAGAGAAGAAGAGCCTGAGCCTAAGCCTCCGAGGGGGGCCAGAGCCAGGGAAGCTGGAGGGCTACACGACCATCATAATAACAATtgagacatttgttaagtgcttactatgtgccaaagcctgtactaagtgctggagtaggaacaagatgatcaggttgaacacagtccccatcccatatgaggctcatggtctaaatagggaGGAGAACGAGCattcaatcctctttttacagatgaggaaacagaggcacacagatgtgaagtgacttgcccaaggtcacaaagcaggcaagtgatagaaagagattagaagccaggtcctctgacttccagacccgtactctttcctctgagccacgctgcttcacacatgGGCACACAGCCCAAGGACCCAGGGCCCAGAGACAGAATCAGTGAGACTCAGTGACCCTAGCTTTAATTCAGGACCGAGACCCCTTCCAAGCAATGGCAGGATTTTTCTGCTCACTTCTTAGCTCTCTAAGGTAACTGTACAGTCAGTTAGTTGTGAGGGTTGAGAGACTTGGATATTAATACAATaactgggggtgagagagaaagagagagagaatttctGAAAATGTtatcttaataattaataataattatggtatttgttaagcacttactacatgctcacactgttctaagcactgaggtagatataaattaatcagattggacacagtcgcactggggtagataaaaattaatcaggtcggacacagtctccgtaccacatgaggctcacagtctaagtagaagaataagtatttaatccccgtttttttatatgaagaaactgaagcccagagaagttaagagatttgctcaaggtcactcagcaggcaagtgtcagagttaggattagaacacagttcctctgactcccaaatccgtgctctttccactaggctatgctgctcctgtAAACGTTTTGGCCCTGAGGGTACCAAATGAATAAGGTATATTTATGGACATATGTCTTCCCAATTCAGCCAATTACATAGCCCTAATTAATAATTAAACCAGCACCATCCCTGTTACTAAATATTTTGGGAATAAGGCGAAGAAAAGCTTTGATCACCATGGAGTAGCGAATGCTACAGCTGACTCCCCTTTCATCTGTCTAACTTGATCAGTTTTGATGGACCCCTGTGGGGTCAGGGACACGGATCATCCTCTTGAGCGGTCGGGTGGCCAGAAGCTGGATACACATTGCAAGAAGCAGAGATGGGCTTATGATGGCCATTAGCTGTATTTGCATTTTCATTAGCAATAACCCAATTCAGGCTGGCAGTAATTACCCTCCACCAGGAAGAGAGACACTGATGTGTATGTTTCCCCTGCATCGGATCTCTAAGGCCTGGTGCTCCTGCAAAATGATACAGTTGCTTAGCAACTGTGTGCCccaaggaagaagagaagtggTGATGGGGAAGGACCTGTGAATTTTTGAGAGGTCACGACTGGGGCAGTCTTGCTTATAGTGGCGGGTGTAACCTGGGCGATGAAGCCTATCAGGTGGTCCAGTCGAGGTAGCCAGTCACGGACCAGCTTGGTGATTCAGGGCCATCAGTAGGAGCAGCGACAACGTAACCCAGTAACCCAATGCACGACCTCTAGCCAATGCTTTTCAGTCTGATGCTGAGTTGCAGACACCCTGCCACGTCAGCTCATGGTCTGTCTCAACAAGGGCACTGGGATACTTAGCCTGTGGACATCAACCCTCAGGGTCCAACTCCCTTGaccttcccccagtgacccagcagagaccatacaacacccctgactcctatttctctgtccctgactttccctgCAGTGGCCCAGCAATTTTACCTGAAATGTTTTTCCAGAGAACACAGGCCTCATCAATTGTACTGGAATTTAATGTTTTCTTGCCCTTCTCAGAACCTCAGTGCCTCCTCATGTCTTAAATCCACTTTCTAATTGGGCCTTTTCTTTTCAAAATCCATCATGATCAGGCCTGTtttattttttgtgtgtttttaccGAAATAAGTGGATCTCTTTAAATGCTGACTAAACTCCTTTTTGCAGATGGCAGCACCTTTCCAGGCGTACCTCCTCCAGAGTAATGACTTGCAAATCATcacgaatcagtggtattttgccACATAGTctgctagaccgtcagctccttgaaggcagggatcatgtctcctaactctattgtcttttcccaagcactcagtagagtgctctttttttgttgttttcttttttttaaaatggtatttgttaatctcttactatgtgcctatactgagctgtactgagcactggcgtagatacaaggtaatcagattggacctagggctcacagtcttaatccccattttacagatgaggtaattgaggcacagggaagttaagtgtcttgaccaGACACGTGGATGAACTGGGCTGACATTCTGTGAGGCGGTTGTGGAGGGTGGACCTGGGACTtccaggggcagagggaaaacagatcCGCAGACAGGTTTTCCCCAGAGGCTGGATGCAGGAAGGACTGGCCACCCCCCAGGACGGTCACCAAAATGGTGAGTGTGGGTGTGACCACATTGGAGGGGTTTGGGCCACTGGGTTGACTGCAGTGGGAAGGGCAAGAATAATACCTCTTCCCTTGGCTCTTATGGTCAGAATTCAGCTCAATGACCTCTCCTTGAACTCCATTAGAAGTCTTGTCCATCCTTCCGCAGGCCATGGTGGGGCACTGGGCAGCAAGCAGCCTGGACATTGCAGGGTACTTTACCAGCAGGCTCCGGCAGAGCACAGTGCAATAGCTTGGGATTCCAACTCCCCAGGAGAGCAGAAGCTCTTGCAGGCAAGGAATGGGCCTTGCACCTCAGCGTTTCTCTCCCGGGCATTTGGGCCAATGCCCGGCAGCACATGCAGTGTCCACCGCCATCCCAGAGCCAGCCTGCAAGGagtggagcttacattctagaggctcTAGAATCCGAGGGGACCCTGGCTGTGACTCCACTGGCTCTGCACCACGATTGCCTGGGTCACGGGGATGCCTGCACCGGCTCTCCGGGCAGCGCGGTCAGAGGTAAAGGTACCCAATCCAGTAGACAAGATTGAACAGGACGAAGGCGGTGGGGAAGAAGATGCGTGCATAAGAGTCGATCTGGGTCACACGGAGGTgcagcctcccttctctccaagaCCCCGTCCGACAGTCTTCGAAACAGcagaagaagctgatgcagtcctTGCCCTCCAGACATGGATGTCCAGAGCCAgccccaggggcagggggagcaccGCTCAGGGAAATGGATGTGGTCGACTCCAGGAGCCGGGCTGTCGCCCGCGCACGGGATTTCTGGAGGAAGGGACACGTTAGCTTTTTCCCATTGACCCCCGCCATGACCCTGCCATTGGCTGATCCATGCCCTGCTCGGAGCTGCTGACTGGGACAAGCAAAGAGCgcagcccctgccctccaccctgAAATATTTCTCTTATCCTAATCTTTCTCCCTTCATGTCCCCGACTGTGCTGCAATTAGGATGCACTGTGAGAATGAAACACTGTAGCCTCGCCTGTCAATCTGTTTGCTTTGAGTCTCCCTCACCACCAGACGGCTGGGAGGACCAGAGAAACGAAGGAAGAACAACCCCCAACCCTGGCCCAGTGCCAACCCCAAAGTCAGGGAGCGCAAGCCTCGAACGTACCTTTCCTTTGTGCCTTAACTTGGGACGCTTCCCCGCCCGGCCGCCGCTGAAATAGTGCAGGGCCCCGAACTCCACAAGGGCCGCGAAGACGAAGATGAAACAGACGGAGACAAAGAGGTCCATCGCCGTCGTGTAGGACACTTTGGGTAGGGACTTGCGGGCTATCGTGCTTAGCGTGGTCATGGTCAGCACCGTGGTTATACCTGCGTGAGGCGGCGGGATGACGGGCTCAGCCCTCCACCCCGCTGGGACCCAGTCTTCTTCTCCACggcccccctctagtctgtgagagTCCCACgagagcagggatagtgtctaccaactctaatgcagcaaactctcccaagcacttagcccaatgccctgcacacaagaagcagatCTTCCAGCTGTTTCTGGGCCCAGCCCCCACAATGGCCCACCCTGGCCTTAGATCACAAAGGACCAGAATCACAAGTGGGAGGATGTCCCTGTCTGACCCCACACCAGCAGCCACCGccatcactgcctccttctgtggcCCAGATGCTTGGGCCAGAGCTGATCTTCCAGGCTTCATTGGACAACTTCCCATTCAGGGAAAAGCCATCAAACTGAGCTATATCCGGACCAAAAGGCCAGATTTCAGAGTGGAAGGTCCAGGAGAGTAGCTGTAggcctttctgtgggcagggtactATACCAGGTGCTCAGGAGGGAATAAGATGGAAGACAGAGTCCTACAAATTAGTCTAATAGCTTTCAAGAGCAAGAGCTCTGATAGGAAGGTGAAATATGGCTCAAGCTGGAGCCACCAGCACGTTCTAAGGTGgaattctctgctcctcccaaactgGTCATTGGCAGGGATCATCAGTCCTGCCCTGACTAAGGGACACTCACTGGTTCCCCATCCCCTCCGttcccccccaccacctctcAGAGCACCACCGTGATGGGGTCCAGAACAGTTCGGCATCAATGACCTTGGCGGACGACTCCATACCTAGTGATGTCCTCGCAGGCACCGCATCTTTGTTTATCCAGAAAGACACCCATGAAAGAACAACCGTCAGGATGCAGGGGATATATGTCTGAATAGCAAAAAAACCCATCCTTCTGCTCAGATCAAAAAAGATGGTCATGACAACGTAATCTCCTGCAAGAGAAAAAATACTTTCCAATCATCCTTTTAATTCAAGGTTTTTACCTGTCCATCAGAGATGCATTCACAGAAAAATTGGATCCCCCAtcgacaccatcatcatcatcatcaacaacaacaacatcatcGTGGGCAGGATTCTTTGAGCCcctgccatgtgcagagctctggactgagcacttgagaatatACAATCGAAACCTGACCTCGAAGAGCTTACCATTTAACAGGAGAGGCAATCAGACACAAGCTGCCAAAGTCAcaattcctctgcctcccacctcctcaccgtcccctgttctcgcctatcccaccatcgacccctgggccacatcctcccgctgtcctggaatgccttccctcctcacatcagccaaactaattctcttcccctcttcaaagccctactgagagctcacctcctccaagaggccttcccagactgagcttccccttttccctctgctccctctgctgcctctctacccacccttcacctcccctcagctaagccccctttccccccctttccctctgctcctcccccctcccttcccctcccctcagcactgtgctcatccactcatttgtatatatttttattaccctatttattttgttaatgagatgtacatccccttgattgtatttattgctattgttttaatgagatgtacatccccttgattctatttattgctattgtttttgtctgtctcccccgattagactgtaagcccatcaatgggcagggactgtctctatctgttgccaatttgtatattccaagcacttagtacagtgctctgaacatagtaagcgctcaataaatactattgaatgaatgaatgaataaataaaagagtCCGAGCTTAGCTCTAAATGAGAAAAACAAAAGTCTCTAAGCAGACCAGTCTTCCCCACTCTCCTATATCTTTTGTGCTCAGTTACTTATTTTGACCACTCAAGTTGTAAATGTTTTCATgttcatctcctccccttcccccttagagTAGAAGCTGCTtggaaggcagagaatgtgtcgccTGATTATTTTGAACTTCCCAAACACCTCGCACAGCACATTGCACCAAGTGGGCGCTCCATACTGTTACTATGACAACCATTACTAATAAACAGATAGCCCGCACTCTCCCCCTCTGAGTTTTCAGCATTCTCCTCACCAGATTGAGTGCGCCAGATTTCAGTGGAGTTTCTGAGCCCTACGAACGCAAACTGATTCAGTCTCCAGTATTTAGGATCTGCGACTTCTACAGAGGTTTGCTTCCATTTGTATTCAATTTCATTTTGGGGGTATCCATCTAGGAAACAAGTATTTGGCATAAGAACGCAGGAGTACTTGGTCTGACTCTTAGACCTAGGGAATATAAATCAGATTGGTAAAATGGCAGTCCCCTAACCCAACAGATCTGCCCTTTGGCTCCTCAAATTACCTTCTGGAACTGTCCCAGCTGTGCCACCACAGCACAACATCTGTGCAGGACTGCACTGACTGGGATTCCTGATTACTGCCTTTTTCCTCCCACATACTCCTGACACGCCCCAGACCTGCTGGTCTTGCTGTATCTGCCCACCTGAGGGGACTGAGGTGACTGTCTGTGTGGTCGGCCCACTTctttcctgacccccaggcctcacTGACTGGCAAACAGTGACATCTGCCTATCGAAGatgagcactggggaaggaacACTGCTGGAAGGGGAGTTCTACAGTGGTCCTGGGCCACAGCCACGCTGTCTGAACACTGCTGGCCCTTCCAGGACTCGTGATGTTAAATGTTGGGCAAAATCCCGATGGGCTCTCTTTGCCCAAGGGACTGACCAGCAAGTGCCCGGAATTGGAACgagaagtggggaaggaaggaaaaatcaaGAGACTTGAGatcttagcgaagcagcgtggctcagtggaacgagcacgggtttgggagtcagaagtcacaggttcgaatcccgactctgccacttgtcagctgtgtgactgtgggcaagtcacttcatttctctgtgcctcagttccctcatctgtaaaatgggaatgaagactgtgagcctcacgtgggacaacctgatgaccctgtatctaccccagcgcttagaacaatgctctgcacataggaagcgcttaacgaataccaacattattactattcaggAGGAAGGTGCCTGGAACTCACCAGGCACTAGGGGGTGCCGCCCAGTATGGGGCTGCAGCAGTGAACTGAGTTACTGCCCCTCCTGATGGGCCCAAATCCCTGCATGGGGTGGAAGACAAAAACCC
The window above is part of the Ornithorhynchus anatinus isolate Pmale09 chromosome 12, mOrnAna1.pri.v4, whole genome shotgun sequence genome. Proteins encoded here:
- the GABRG1 gene encoding gamma-aminobutyric acid receptor subunit gamma-1, whose protein sequence is MDGPQEPSGSVLPPGSPLGGPGRRLLLLLLLLLSLSVSPEASQTFLEEVDEKCMGKADEADDDRVDSGWNNSWVLALKAHHEGDVTLILNSLLRDYDSKLRPDIGVRPTVIETDVYVNSIGPVDPINMEYSIDIIFGQTWFDRRLRFPGSSKVLMLNSNVVGKIWVPDTFFRNARKSDAHWVTTPNRLLRIRGDGRVLYTLRLTIAAECYLQLRNFPMDEHSCPLEFSSYGYPQNEIEYKWKQTSVEVADPKYWRLNQFAFVGLRNSTEIWRTQSGDYVVMTIFFDLSRRMGFFAIQTYIPCILTVVLSWVSFWINKDAVPARTSLGITTVLTMTTLSTIARKSLPKVSYTTAMDLFVSVCFIFVFAALVEFGALHYFSGGRAGKRPKLRHKGKKSRARATARLLESTTSISLSGAPPAPGAGSGHPCLEGKDCISFFCCFEDCRTGSWREGRLHLRVTQIDSYARIFFPTAFVLFNLVYWIGYLYL